CGGAATCATCCGGAGCCGGGCGCGGTGGCGGTGGGCCTGTTCCTGCTGGCGCCCTGGGCGCGGGGCCGCGGCCTGGGCCGTGCGCTGGCCGAGTCCCTGCTGGCCCGTGCCGGTGAGGTGCCCCTGGTCACGGCGACGGTCCCGGCCGGCTGGCGCTGCGGCGAGCGGTTCCTGGAACACCTCGGCTTCACCCTGCACGCCCCCTCCCCCACCCCGCCCGAGCCCGGCAACCGCCGCCCGGGCCCCGGGGAAGGGGGCGTACGGCGAGCGGAGTTGCGCGTGCGGCGGGGTTGAGCGGGGCCCCGGGGGTTCCGGGGGGACGGGACGCCCCCGTCCCCGAAACCCCCGGGCGGTTCAAGGCCGGGCGTCCCGCCCACGGCCCGGCCCGGGCGACCCGGCGAAGGCCCGGCTCCGGGATGGTCGGGCGACCCGCCTGAAGCCCGGCTCGGGCGAAACGCCGGGTGACTCGCCTGAGGGGCGGCAGGGCGGCGCCGGACGGCCCGGCCCGGCCCGGGGCTGTTCGTCTGCGGGCCGGTTAGGGGCGGTTACTCCCCGCGGACGCGGAGCGCGCGGGACAGGTCGTCCAGTTCGTCGACGAGCTTGCGGCGCAGGGCGACGTTCGGGTCGGCCTCGCGCAGGCATGCCTCGCCGAGGGCGAGGTTCTCGGCGTCGACGGCGTGGTGCGGGAAGGCCCAGCGGCCGGCGGCCGCCGCGATGGCGGGGCCGCGCCGTGCGGCGACCGCGACCGCGTCCTCGTAGTAGCGCGGGATGTACTCCCGGACCAGGTCGGCCTGCTCGGGCTGCCAGAAGCCGCGTGCGGTGGCGGTGAACAGGTAGTTGGAGAGGCCGTCGGTGGCGAACATGGCCTCCCAGGCGGCGCGC
Above is a genomic segment from Streptomyces collinus Tu 365 containing:
- a CDS encoding GNAT family N-acetyltransferase — translated: MTDGWMIDVPGERVRVREPGPADEGPLLTLFGECEDWFLAATGLPSGPGDVQSLFYALPEGARPEDKVLLVLERDGAVAGLVDAVRNHPEPGAVAVGLFLLAPWARGRGLGRALAESLLARAGEVPLVTATVPAGWRCGERFLEHLGFTLHAPSPTPPEPGNRRPGPGEGGVRRAELRVRRG